The following coding sequences are from one Streptomyces sp. V3I7 window:
- a CDS encoding PPA1309 family protein produces MSNTPMAANPLTRAVLEIDEYASGLGWGRPARLFALVDTARLRSQEPALADQLGLADETESAGLTPIEQDEIPADKPLDEFLGTIAWPDPVVGCALTVERLMLPPSAEAQVPQGLDEAKLTKWVASHPERQEVRMTVGVLRDGARESALRLREKDSPTEVLTGPDLVPGLAEALMATFED; encoded by the coding sequence ATGTCCAACACACCCATGGCAGCGAACCCGCTCACGCGGGCCGTACTCGAGATCGACGAGTACGCCTCCGGCCTCGGCTGGGGCCGCCCCGCTCGCCTCTTCGCCCTCGTAGACACCGCACGCCTGCGCTCGCAGGAGCCCGCCCTCGCGGACCAGCTCGGTCTGGCCGACGAGACGGAGTCCGCCGGACTCACCCCGATCGAGCAGGACGAGATCCCGGCGGACAAGCCGCTGGACGAGTTCCTCGGCACCATCGCCTGGCCCGACCCGGTGGTGGGCTGCGCCCTCACCGTGGAGCGCCTGATGCTGCCGCCGTCCGCCGAGGCCCAGGTCCCACAGGGCCTGGACGAGGCGAAGCTGACGAAGTGGGTGGCCTCCCACCCCGAGCGCCAGGAGGTCCGTATGACGGTCGGCGTCCTGCGCGACGGCGCCCGCGAGTCCGCCCTGCGGCTGCGCGAGAAGGACTCCCCGACGGAGGTCCTCACCGGCCCCGACCTGGTGCCCGGCCTCGCCGAGGCGCTGATGGCGACCTTCGAGGACTGA
- a CDS encoding UPF0182 family protein, whose translation MPDRGGGPTGPRIRVGRPSRRARTLLMTLGVLAALGMAFTMFAGFWTDWLWYRSVHYSSVFTTTLWTKIGLFFVFGLLMAVAVGFNIWLAHRMRPPLSAMSTEQQSLDRYRMSVAPYKTWLLLGITALVGLIAGASAASQWRTWLMWVNSVPFHQKDPQFHLDVSFYAFDLPWYRFLLGFGFATVILCVIAAALTHYLYGGLRVTSPGARATAVATGHLSVLIGVFVALKAVAYWLDRYGLAVKSSDFKATGNWTGLRYVDANAYLPAKTILFCIAVICALLFFATLWRRTWQLPVIGFGLMVLSAILIGGLYPAIVQKFQVQPNEQTKEAPYVQKNLEATRKAYGIDDTEVTEYNGTSTTEDKTKLRDDVGSTASIRIMDPNIVSPTFQQLQQMRNYYAFPTNLDVDRYSTKSGKDQDTVIGLRELNLAGIPKNNWINDHFRYTHGFGAVAAKGTEADSAGRPVFTEYNLPSKGDLGSYQQRIYYGEKTNTYSIVGGPQKEIDYSDDDEKTRTTSYRGNSGVNLASPVNRAAYAMAFNEPQILYSGAIGKGSRILYNRTPKERVEAVAPWLTIDGDAYPAVVGHRIQWIVDAYTTTNGYPYASRTTLGDTTADSLTATNNSRAVVAQQNQVNYIRNSVKATVDAYTGEVKLYQWDTKDPVLKTWMKTFPGTVKAKADISSGLMQHLRYPQDLFKVQRELLTRYHVTDAQTFLTGSEVWQVPADPTPNKSNSAVPPYYLSMKMPGQKSQAFSLSTTFTPNGRYNLSAFMSVDAEAGTGDYGKIRILKLPTSTNVDGPRQIQSQFNSEQYIAEAIRLLKGGDSEVEYGNLLTVPLDGGLLYVEPVYVRGGGLKYPLLRKVLVTYEGRTAFEDTLDEALDKVFGAKGATTPPPDTGTGNPPPGSPTVRQALDDAQKAFDAGQEALRKNDFAAYGKAQKDLEDALKLAAEAQSKADKAAGGSSGKAGGGDSGKGGDGGASSG comes from the coding sequence ATGCCGGACCGCGGCGGGGGCCCCACGGGTCCGCGGATCAGAGTGGGCCGCCCGTCCCGGCGCGCCCGGACCCTGCTCATGACCCTGGGCGTGCTGGCCGCGCTCGGCATGGCGTTCACGATGTTCGCGGGCTTCTGGACGGACTGGCTGTGGTACCGCTCGGTGCACTACTCGTCCGTGTTCACCACCACCCTGTGGACCAAGATCGGGCTGTTCTTCGTCTTCGGTCTGCTGATGGCGGTCGCGGTCGGCTTCAACATCTGGCTCGCGCACCGGATGCGGCCGCCGCTGAGCGCCATGTCCACCGAGCAGCAGAGCCTCGACCGCTACCGGATGAGTGTCGCGCCGTACAAGACGTGGCTGCTGCTCGGCATCACCGCCCTGGTGGGCCTGATCGCAGGCGCCTCCGCGGCGAGCCAGTGGCGGACCTGGCTGATGTGGGTCAACAGCGTGCCCTTCCACCAGAAGGACCCGCAGTTCCACCTGGACGTCTCCTTCTACGCCTTCGACCTGCCCTGGTACCGCTTCCTGCTGGGCTTCGGCTTCGCCACCGTGATCCTGTGCGTGATCGCCGCCGCGCTGACGCACTATCTGTACGGCGGACTGCGCGTCACCAGCCCGGGAGCGCGCGCCACGGCCGTGGCGACCGGCCATCTGTCGGTGCTCATCGGCGTCTTCGTGGCCCTGAAGGCGGTCGCCTACTGGCTCGACCGGTACGGACTGGCCGTCAAGTCCAGTGACTTCAAGGCGACGGGCAACTGGACGGGCCTGAGGTACGTCGACGCCAACGCCTATCTGCCCGCCAAGACCATCCTGTTCTGCATCGCCGTCATCTGCGCGCTGCTGTTCTTCGCCACCCTGTGGCGGCGGACGTGGCAGTTGCCGGTCATCGGCTTCGGACTGATGGTCCTCTCGGCGATCCTCATCGGCGGCCTGTACCCGGCCATCGTCCAGAAGTTCCAGGTCCAGCCCAACGAGCAGACCAAGGAAGCCCCGTACGTCCAGAAGAACCTGGAGGCGACCCGCAAGGCGTACGGCATCGACGACACCGAGGTCACCGAGTACAACGGGACCAGCACCACCGAGGACAAGACCAAGCTGCGCGACGACGTCGGCAGCACGGCGAGCATCCGGATCATGGATCCGAACATCGTCTCGCCGACGTTCCAGCAGCTCCAGCAGATGCGGAACTACTACGCCTTCCCGACCAACCTCGACGTCGACCGCTACAGCACCAAGAGCGGCAAGGACCAGGACACGGTCATCGGGCTGCGCGAGCTGAACCTGGCCGGCATCCCGAAGAACAACTGGATCAACGACCACTTCCGCTACACCCATGGATTCGGCGCGGTCGCGGCCAAGGGCACCGAGGCCGACTCCGCGGGGCGCCCCGTCTTCACCGAGTACAACCTGCCGTCCAAGGGCGACCTGGGCTCGTACCAGCAGCGGATCTATTACGGCGAGAAGACCAACACCTACTCCATCGTCGGCGGTCCCCAGAAGGAGATCGACTACTCCGACGACGACGAGAAGACCAGGACCACCAGCTACCGGGGCAACAGCGGCGTCAACCTCGCCAGCCCGGTCAACCGGGCCGCGTACGCGATGGCGTTCAACGAGCCGCAGATCCTCTACTCCGGTGCGATCGGCAAGGGTTCGCGGATCCTGTACAACCGCACGCCCAAGGAGCGCGTCGAGGCGGTCGCGCCCTGGCTGACCATCGACGGCGACGCCTATCCGGCGGTCGTGGGGCACCGCATCCAGTGGATCGTCGACGCCTACACGACCACGAACGGATACCCGTACGCCTCCCGGACGACCCTCGGTGACACGACGGCCGACTCGCTGACCGCGACGAACAACTCGCGCGCGGTGGTGGCACAGCAGAACCAGGTCAACTACATCCGCAACTCGGTGAAGGCGACCGTCGACGCGTACACCGGCGAGGTCAAGCTCTACCAGTGGGACACCAAGGACCCCGTCCTGAAGACCTGGATGAAGACCTTCCCCGGCACGGTGAAGGCCAAGGCGGACATCTCCAGCGGCCTGATGCAGCATCTGCGGTACCCGCAGGACCTGTTCAAGGTCCAGCGCGAGCTGCTCACGCGCTACCACGTGACGGACGCGCAGACCTTCCTCACGGGCAGCGAGGTGTGGCAGGTGCCGGCCGACCCGACGCCCAACAAGTCGAACAGCGCGGTGCCTCCGTACTACCTGAGCATGAAGATGCCCGGGCAGAAGTCGCAGGCGTTCTCGCTGTCGACGACGTTCACGCCCAACGGCCGCTACAACCTGAGCGCGTTCATGTCGGTCGACGCCGAGGCGGGCACCGGTGACTACGGCAAGATCAGAATCCTGAAGCTGCCGACGAGCACCAACGTCGACGGACCCCGGCAGATCCAGAGCCAGTTCAACTCCGAGCAGTACATCGCCGAGGCCATCAGGCTGCTCAAGGGCGGCGACTCCGAGGTCGAGTACGGCAATCTGCTGACCGTTCCGCTCGACGGCGGGCTGCTGTACGTGGAGCCGGTCTATGTGCGCGGCGGCGGGCTCAAGTACCCGCTGCTGCGCAAGGTCCTGGTGACGTACGAGGGCAGGACCGCCTTCGAGGACACGCTCGACGAGGCGCTCGACAAGGTCTTCGGGGCCAAGGGGGCGACCACCCCGCCGCCGGACACCGGCACCGGGAACCCGCCGCCGGGCAGCCCGACGGTCCGGCAGGCGCTGGACGACGCGCAGAAGGCGTTCGACGCGGGGCAGGAGGCCCTGCGGAAGAACGACTTCGCGGCGTACGGCAAGGCGCAGAAGGATCTGGAGGACGCGCTGAAGCTGGCCGCGGAGGCGCAGTCCAAGGCCGATAAGGCCGCCGGCGGCAGCTCCGGCAAGGCAGGCGGGGGCGATTCCGGCAAGGGTGGTGACGGGGGCGCTTCGAGCGGCTGA
- a CDS encoding Fur family transcriptional regulator, with the protein MSDLLERLRGRGWRMTAQRRVVAEVLDGEHVHLTADEVHARAAVKLPEISRATVYNTLGELVSLGEVLEVTTDNRAKRYDPNAHRPHHHLICAQCGTIRDVHPTGNPLADLPTSERFGFKVSDVEVTYRGLCPNCTSA; encoded by the coding sequence ATGAGTGACCTTCTGGAACGGCTGCGCGGCCGCGGATGGCGGATGACCGCGCAGCGGCGCGTCGTGGCCGAGGTCCTCGACGGCGAGCACGTCCATCTGACGGCCGACGAGGTCCACGCACGGGCCGCCGTCAAGCTGCCCGAGATCTCCCGGGCCACCGTCTACAACACGCTGGGTGAGCTGGTCTCCCTGGGCGAGGTCCTGGAAGTCACCACGGACAACCGGGCCAAGCGCTACGACCCCAACGCGCACCGCCCCCACCACCACCTGATCTGCGCCCAGTGCGGCACGATCCGCGACGTCCACCCCACGGGCAACCCCCTGGCCGACCTCCCGACCTCGGAACGCTTCGGCTTCAAGGTCTCGGACGTGGAAGTCACCTACCGAGGCCTGTGCCCGAACTGCACGTCAGCCTGA
- a CDS encoding catalase, with amino-acid sequence MTQGPLTTEAGAPVADNQNSETAGVGGPVLVQDQVLLEKLAHFNRERIPERVVHARGAGAYGTFTVTADVTKYTRAAFLSEVGKRTETFLRFSTVAGDLGSADAVRDPRGWALKFYTEEGNYDLVGNNTPVFFIRDAIKFPDFIHTQKRDPYTGSQEADSVWDFWGLSPESTHQVTWLFGDRGIPASYRHMNGYGSHTYQWSNEAGEVFWVKYHFKTDQGIRNLTQAEADRLAGEDPDSHQRDLRESIERGDLPSWTVQVQIMPAADAATYRFNPFDLTKVWPHEDYPPIEIGRLELNRNPENIFAEVEQSVFSPAHFVPGIGPSPDKMLQGRLFAYGDAHRYRVGINADQLQVNRPHATEARTNSRDGFLYDGRHKGAKNYEPNSFGGPAQTGRPLWEPYDGFTGGTGSHPTPVHSEDDDFVQAGNLYRLMSEDEKGRLVDNLAGAMAPVSRDDIVERAIANFRAADADFGKRLEAAVQALRG; translated from the coding sequence GTGACGCAGGGACCGCTCACGACGGAGGCCGGTGCACCGGTGGCCGACAACCAGAACAGTGAGACCGCGGGTGTCGGCGGGCCCGTCCTCGTTCAGGACCAGGTGCTGCTGGAGAAGCTTGCGCACTTCAACCGCGAGCGGATCCCGGAGCGGGTCGTGCACGCTCGTGGCGCCGGCGCCTATGGCACCTTCACGGTGACCGCGGATGTCACGAAGTACACCCGCGCCGCGTTCCTCTCCGAGGTCGGCAAGCGGACGGAGACGTTCCTGCGCTTCTCGACCGTGGCCGGCGACCTGGGCTCCGCGGACGCCGTGCGCGACCCGCGCGGCTGGGCGCTGAAGTTCTACACCGAGGAGGGCAACTACGACCTCGTCGGCAACAACACCCCGGTCTTCTTCATCCGGGACGCGATCAAGTTCCCCGACTTCATCCACACGCAGAAGCGCGACCCGTACACCGGCAGCCAGGAGGCCGACAGCGTGTGGGACTTCTGGGGGCTGTCCCCGGAGTCCACGCACCAGGTGACCTGGCTCTTCGGTGACCGGGGGATTCCTGCCTCGTACCGGCACATGAACGGGTACGGCTCGCACACCTACCAGTGGAGCAACGAGGCCGGCGAGGTCTTCTGGGTCAAGTACCACTTCAAGACCGACCAGGGCATCAGGAACCTCACCCAGGCCGAGGCCGACAGGCTCGCCGGTGAGGACCCCGACTCCCACCAGCGCGACCTGCGCGAGTCCATCGAGCGCGGTGACCTCCCGTCCTGGACCGTGCAGGTGCAGATCATGCCGGCGGCCGACGCCGCGACGTACCGGTTCAACCCGTTCGACCTCACCAAGGTGTGGCCGCACGAGGACTACCCGCCGATCGAGATCGGCCGGCTGGAGCTCAACCGCAACCCGGAGAACATCTTCGCCGAGGTCGAGCAGTCCGTCTTCAGCCCCGCGCACTTCGTGCCGGGCATCGGGCCCTCGCCGGACAAGATGCTCCAGGGCCGCCTCTTCGCGTACGGCGACGCGCACCGCTACCGCGTCGGCATCAACGCCGACCAGCTGCAGGTGAACCGGCCGCACGCGACCGAGGCGCGCACCAACTCGCGGGACGGCTTCCTGTACGACGGACGCCACAAGGGCGCGAAGAACTACGAGCCCAACAGCTTCGGCGGGCCCGCGCAGACCGGGCGCCCGCTCTGGGAGCCGTACGACGGCTTCACCGGCGGCACCGGCAGCCACCCGACCCCGGTGCACTCCGAGGACGATGACTTTGTGCAGGCGGGCAACCTGTACCGCCTGATGTCCGAGGACGAGAAGGGGCGCCTCGTCGACAACCTGGCCGGCGCCATGGCCCCGGTCTCGCGCGACGACATCGTCGAGCGGGCCATCGCCAACTTCCGTGCGGCGGACGCTGACTTCGGCAAGCGGCTGGAGGCCGCGGTCCAGGCCCTGCGCGGCTGA
- a CDS encoding cyclic nucleotide-binding/CBS domain-containing protein: MLVRDAMSTVVLTIGPAHTLRQAAALMSARHVGAAVVLDPDVGGIGILTERDILNSVALGQNPDTERTHAHTTNEVVFAAPTWTLEAAAGAMAHGGFRHLIVLERGEPAGIVSVRDIIRCWAPARQQIPA, from the coding sequence ATGCTCGTTCGCGACGCCATGAGCACAGTGGTCCTCACCATCGGCCCCGCACACACTCTCCGGCAGGCCGCCGCCCTGATGTCGGCCCGGCACGTCGGCGCCGCCGTCGTCCTCGACCCGGACGTCGGCGGCATCGGCATCCTCACCGAACGCGACATCCTCAACTCCGTGGCCCTCGGCCAGAATCCGGACACGGAGCGCACCCACGCCCACACCACCAACGAGGTCGTGTTCGCCGCTCCGACCTGGACCCTGGAGGCGGCGGCCGGCGCGATGGCGCACGGCGGCTTCCGTCATCTGATCGTCCTGGAGCGCGGTGAGCCCGCGGGCATCGTCTCGGTCCGCGACATCATCCGGTGCTGGGCCCCGGCCCGGCAGCAGATCCCCGCCTGA
- the hisN gene encoding histidinol-phosphatase, which produces MPDYLDDLRLAHVLADAADAATMSRFKALDLKVETKPDMTPVSEADKAAEELIRGQLQRARPRDAVLGEEYGIEGTGPRRWVIDPIDGTKNYVRGVPVWATLISLMEAGEGGYQPVVGLVSAPALGRRWWAAKGHGAFTGRSLSSASRLHVSGVTRLTDASFAYSSLTGWEDQGRLDGFLDLTREVWRTRAYGDFWPYMMVAEGSVDMCAEPELSLWDMAANAIIVTEAGGTFTGLDGRPGPHSGNAAASNGTLHDELLGYLNQR; this is translated from the coding sequence ATGCCCGACTACCTCGATGACCTGCGTCTGGCCCACGTCCTCGCCGACGCGGCCGACGCCGCGACCATGTCCCGCTTCAAGGCCCTCGACCTCAAGGTCGAGACCAAACCGGACATGACGCCGGTGAGCGAGGCCGACAAGGCCGCCGAGGAGCTCATCCGCGGCCAGCTCCAGCGCGCCCGCCCCCGGGACGCGGTGCTCGGCGAGGAGTACGGCATCGAGGGCACCGGCCCCCGCCGCTGGGTGATCGACCCGATCGACGGCACCAAGAACTACGTACGCGGCGTACCGGTCTGGGCCACGCTCATCTCCCTCATGGAGGCGGGCGAGGGCGGCTACCAGCCCGTCGTCGGCCTCGTCTCCGCCCCCGCGCTCGGCCGCCGCTGGTGGGCCGCGAAGGGCCACGGCGCCTTCACGGGCCGCAGCCTGTCCTCCGCGAGCCGTCTCCACGTCTCCGGCGTCACGCGGCTGACGGACGCGTCCTTCGCGTACTCCTCGCTGACCGGCTGGGAGGACCAGGGCCGTCTGGACGGCTTCCTCGACCTCACCCGCGAGGTCTGGCGCACGCGCGCATACGGCGACTTCTGGCCGTACATGATGGTCGCCGAGGGGTCGGTCGACATGTGCGCGGAGCCCGAGCTGTCCCTGTGGGACATGGCCGCGAACGCGATCATCGTCACCGAGGCGGGCGGCACCTTCACCGGCCTCGACGGCCGCCCGGGCCCGCACAGCGGCAACGCGGCCGCCTCGAACGGCACGCTCCACGACGAGTTGCTGGGCTACCTCAACCAGCGCTGA
- a CDS encoding TetR/AcrR family transcriptional regulator produces the protein MMPAVRESLLDAAFAALARRPWPTVRMVDVAAAAGVSRQTLYNEFGSKEGLARALVRREADGYLAGVERALAGTAGTSGTAGTSGTAGTSGTAGTSGTSGTADTSDPRERLTAAAEWTASAARDNALVRAMLTGCWSERLPAPTLSSVPSSSVVPAQRRADGALPSPGDFVQIVRDRAVAVLAEAAAADRGELGRSCELAVRLALSCVAAPPGDGGVAELIRGALRRQPV, from the coding sequence ATGATGCCTGCTGTCCGGGAGTCCCTCTTGGACGCCGCCTTCGCGGCGCTCGCGCGCCGGCCGTGGCCGACCGTGCGGATGGTGGACGTGGCCGCGGCGGCCGGGGTGTCCCGGCAGACCCTCTACAACGAGTTCGGGAGCAAGGAAGGGCTCGCACGGGCGCTCGTGCGCAGAGAGGCCGACGGGTATCTCGCGGGCGTGGAGCGGGCGCTGGCCGGTACCGCCGGCACCTCCGGTACTGCCGGCACCTCCGGTACTGCCGGCACCTCCGGTACTGCCGGCACCTCCGGTACCTCCGGTACCGCCGACACCTCCGATCCGCGGGAGCGGCTCACGGCCGCCGCCGAGTGGACTGCCTCCGCCGCCCGGGACAACGCGCTCGTCCGGGCCATGCTCACCGGCTGCTGGAGCGAGCGGTTGCCCGCGCCGACGCTGTCCTCGGTGCCGTCCTCCTCCGTCGTACCGGCGCAGCGCAGGGCGGACGGCGCGTTGCCATCGCCGGGCGACTTCGTGCAGATCGTGCGGGACCGGGCCGTGGCGGTCCTCGCCGAGGCGGCCGCCGCCGACCGCGGCGAACTCGGCCGTTCCTGCGAGCTGGCCGTGCGGCTCGCGCTGTCCTGCGTGGCCGCGCCGCCCGGGGACGGCGGGGTCGCCGAGCTGATCCGCGGTGCTCTCCGTCGACAGCCCGTATGA
- a CDS encoding multidrug efflux SMR transporter — MAWLLVIVAGLLETGFAVCLKLSHGFTRLWPTLAFCVFALGSFGLLTLALKRLDVGPAYAVWTGIGAAGTAIYGMIFLGDLVSMLKIISISLVIAGVIGLQLAGSGQ; from the coding sequence ATGGCGTGGCTGCTGGTCATCGTGGCCGGGTTGCTCGAAACCGGCTTCGCGGTGTGCCTCAAGCTCTCCCACGGCTTCACGCGGCTGTGGCCGACCCTCGCCTTCTGCGTCTTCGCCCTCGGCAGCTTCGGCCTGTTGACGCTCGCCCTGAAACGGCTGGACGTCGGCCCGGCCTACGCGGTGTGGACCGGCATCGGCGCGGCGGGCACCGCGATCTACGGCATGATCTTCCTCGGCGACCTGGTCTCCATGCTGAAGATCATCTCGATCAGCCTGGTCATCGCGGGCGTGATCGGACTCCAGCTGGCGGGGTCGGGGCAGTAG
- the rsgA gene encoding ribosome small subunit-dependent GTPase A — protein sequence MRRYGKHTDEDDIRSRPNRKGNRPRTNIRPKHEDAAEGMVLTVDRGRLTCLVDGRIVMAMKARELGRKAAIVGDRVALVGDLSGQKDSLARIVRIEERSSVLRRTADDDDPYERVVVANADQLAIVTALADPEPRPRLIDRCLVAAYDAGLEPLLVLTKSDLASADKILELYGDLDIPYVVTSREELENGDAADRVREHLDGRVTAFVGHSGVGKTTLVNALVPEDRRRTTGHVNAVTGRGRHTTTSALALPLGDEEGWVIDTPGVRSFGLAHIDPSRVIHAFPELVPGTEGCPRACSHDEQDCALDAWVAEGHADPARLYSLRRLLATRERTEGD from the coding sequence ATGCGCCGCTACGGCAAGCACACCGACGAGGACGACATCCGCTCGCGCCCGAACCGCAAGGGCAACCGGCCGCGGACGAACATCCGGCCCAAGCACGAGGACGCCGCCGAGGGCATGGTCCTCACCGTCGACCGGGGCCGTCTGACGTGCCTCGTCGACGGCCGGATCGTCATGGCGATGAAGGCCCGCGAACTGGGCCGCAAGGCGGCGATCGTGGGCGACCGGGTCGCCCTGGTCGGTGACCTGTCCGGCCAGAAGGACTCCCTCGCGCGGATCGTCCGCATCGAGGAGCGCTCGTCGGTCCTGCGCCGCACGGCGGACGACGACGATCCGTACGAGCGCGTGGTCGTCGCCAACGCCGACCAGCTCGCCATCGTCACCGCCCTCGCCGACCCCGAACCGCGCCCCCGGCTGATCGACCGCTGCCTGGTCGCCGCGTACGACGCCGGCCTGGAGCCGCTCCTGGTCCTGACCAAGTCGGACCTGGCCTCCGCGGACAAGATCCTGGAGCTGTACGGCGATCTGGACATCCCCTACGTCGTCACCAGCCGCGAGGAGCTGGAGAACGGCGACGCCGCGGACCGGGTGCGCGAGCATCTGGACGGCCGGGTCACCGCCTTCGTCGGCCACTCCGGCGTCGGCAAGACGACCCTCGTCAACGCGCTGGTCCCCGAGGACCGCCGCCGTACGACCGGACACGTCAACGCGGTGACGGGCCGCGGCCGCCACACGACGACCTCCGCGCTGGCGCTGCCGCTGGGGGACGAGGAGGGCTGGGTCATCGACACCCCCGGTGTACGGTCCTTCGGCCTCGCGCACATCGACCCGTCCCGCGTCATCCACGCCTTCCCCGAGCTGGTGCCGGGCACGGAGGGCTGCCCGCGCGCGTGCAGTCACGACGAGCAGGACTGCGCGCTGGACGCCTGGGTGGCCGAGGGCCACGCGGACCCGGCGCGGCTCTACTCCCTGCGCCGCCTGCTCGCCACCCGGGAGCGCACGGAGGGCGACTGA
- the aroA gene encoding 3-phosphoshikimate 1-carboxyvinyltransferase, which yields MTVNPAHTALWTAPHASGAVDATVHVPGSKSVTNRALVLAALASEPGWLRRPLRSRDTLLMAGALRALGVGIEETVSSSSSVAGGPDGTGEAWRVLPAGVRGPATVDVGNAGTVMRFLPPVAALADGSVRFDGDPRSYERPLNGVIDALRALGARIDDDGRGALPMTVHGSGALEGGPVSIDASSSSQFVSALLLSGPRFNQGVEVRHTGASLPSMPHIRMTVDMLRAVGAQVDTPESGGEPNVWRVTPGALLGRDLTIEPDLSNAQPFLAAALVTGGKVVIPDWPSRTTQPGDRLREIFTEMGGSCTLTEYGLEFTGSGSVHGIDVDLSDVGELTPGIAAVAALADSPSTLRGVAHLRLHETDRLAALTKEINELGGDVTETADGLHIRPRKLHGGIFHTYEDHRMATAGAIIGLVVEGVQIENVATTAKTLPDFPDLWTGMLGA from the coding sequence ATGACCGTTAACCCCGCACACACCGCCCTCTGGACCGCCCCGCACGCGAGCGGAGCCGTCGACGCGACGGTCCACGTGCCCGGGTCCAAGTCGGTCACCAACCGCGCCCTCGTGCTCGCCGCCCTCGCCTCCGAGCCCGGCTGGCTGCGCCGGCCGCTGCGCTCCCGCGACACCCTGCTGATGGCCGGTGCCCTGCGCGCCCTGGGCGTCGGCATCGAGGAGACGGTGTCGTCCAGCTCCTCCGTCGCGGGGGGCCCCGACGGCACCGGCGAGGCCTGGCGTGTGCTGCCCGCCGGGGTACGCGGCCCGGCCACGGTCGACGTCGGCAACGCGGGCACCGTGATGCGCTTCCTGCCGCCGGTCGCCGCGCTGGCCGACGGCTCCGTCCGCTTCGACGGCGACCCGCGGTCGTACGAGCGCCCCCTGAACGGCGTGATCGACGCGCTGCGCGCCCTCGGCGCCCGGATCGACGACGACGGCCGGGGCGCGCTGCCGATGACGGTGCACGGCAGCGGTGCGCTGGAGGGCGGCCCGGTGTCGATCGACGCCTCCTCGTCGTCCCAGTTCGTGTCGGCGCTGCTGCTGTCCGGCCCGCGCTTCAACCAGGGCGTCGAGGTCCGCCACACCGGCGCCTCGCTGCCGTCCATGCCGCACATCCGCATGACCGTCGACATGCTGCGCGCGGTCGGCGCCCAGGTGGACACCCCGGAGTCGGGCGGCGAGCCGAACGTCTGGCGGGTCACGCCGGGCGCCCTGCTCGGCCGCGACCTGACCATCGAGCCGGACCTGTCGAACGCCCAGCCGTTCCTGGCCGCGGCCCTGGTCACCGGCGGCAAGGTCGTCATCCCGGACTGGCCGTCGCGGACCACCCAGCCGGGTGACAGGCTGCGCGAGATCTTCACCGAGATGGGCGGTTCCTGCACGCTCACCGAGTACGGCCTGGAGTTCACCGGCTCCGGCTCGGTCCACGGCATCGACGTGGACCTGAGCGACGTCGGTGAGCTGACCCCGGGCATCGCGGCGGTCGCCGCCCTCGCGGACTCCCCCTCGACCCTGCGGGGCGTGGCGCATCTGCGGCTGCACGAGACGGACCGGCTGGCCGCGCTCACCAAGGAGATCAACGAGCTCGGCGGCGACGTCACCGAGACCGCCGACGGCCTGCACATCCGCCCGCGCAAGCTGCACGGCGGCATCTTCCACACGTACGAGGACCACCGCATGGCGACGGCCGGAGCGATCATCGGCCTGGTCGTCGAGGGGGTGCAGATCGAGAACGTGGCGACGACGGCGAAGACCCTGCCGGACTTCCCGGATCTGTGGACCGGGATGCTCGGGGCATAG
- a CDS encoding M50 family metallopeptidase, which produces MDSTAATALPDLWDRLVGSQPDPDPWVVFGTLALALAAVVPPGLWRVSRNAVTIAHEGGHGLVALLTGRTLTGIRLHSDTSGLTVSRGKPHGIGMILTAAAGYTAPPLLGLGGAALLTAGHVTLLLWLATALLLAMLVMIRNAYGALTVIVAGGTFLLVSWLAVPQVQAVFACVAVWFLLVGGVRPAFELQAKRMRGGAGDSDADQLSRLTHVPAGLWLFLFHAVSLCCLIGGGRWLIEG; this is translated from the coding sequence ATGGACAGCACCGCCGCCACCGCGCTGCCCGACCTCTGGGACCGCCTCGTGGGGAGCCAGCCCGACCCGGACCCGTGGGTGGTGTTCGGCACCCTGGCGCTCGCGCTCGCCGCGGTCGTCCCGCCGGGACTCTGGCGCGTCTCGCGCAACGCCGTGACCATCGCCCACGAGGGCGGCCACGGCCTGGTCGCCCTGCTCACCGGCCGCACCCTCACCGGCATCCGGCTGCACTCCGACACCAGCGGCCTGACCGTGAGCCGCGGCAAGCCGCACGGCATCGGCATGATCCTCACCGCCGCCGCCGGCTACACCGCTCCCCCGCTGCTCGGCCTCGGCGGCGCCGCGCTGCTGACCGCCGGGCACGTCACGCTGCTGCTGTGGCTGGCCACCGCCCTGCTGCTGGCGATGCTGGTGATGATCCGCAACGCGTACGGCGCGCTGACCGTGATCGTCGCGGGCGGGACGTTCCTGCTGGTGTCCTGGCTGGCGGTGCCGCAGGTGCAGGCGGTGTTCGCGTGCGTGGCGGTGTGGTTCCTGCTGGTCGGCGGGGTGCGCCCGGCCTTCGAGCTCCAGGCCAAGCGGATGCGGGGAGGGGCCGGGGACTCGGACGCGGACCAGCTGTCCCGGCTCACGCACGTTCCGGCGGGCCTGTGGCTGTTCCTCTTCCACGCGGTGTCGCTGTGCTGCCTCATAGGCGGCGGCCGCTGGCTGATCGAGGGCTGA